A stretch of Acidobacteriota bacterium DNA encodes these proteins:
- a CDS encoding regulatory protein RecX → MSRARVTALRLLTRRDYTTSELRTKLLDREFPEPEVETAIADLAHEGFVNDRRVAESFVRVSSNLKGRGRHRIERELEQRGVDRSIIREVLAGLPVADETASIRRFLERKRLPARLSPAEHRRTFGQLMRRGFSADLIASALRSRGSDLDA, encoded by the coding sequence ATGAGCCGGGCCCGAGTGACGGCGTTGCGCCTGTTGACCCGGCGCGACTACACCACATCCGAACTGCGTACGAAGTTACTGGACCGGGAGTTTCCGGAACCCGAGGTCGAAACAGCCATTGCCGACCTCGCGCATGAGGGGTTCGTCAACGATCGCCGCGTGGCCGAGTCGTTTGTGCGGGTCTCGTCCAACCTGAAAGGCCGGGGCCGGCACCGCATCGAACGGGAGCTCGAGCAACGCGGAGTGGACCGCAGCATCATCCGCGAGGTGCTGGCGGGCCTGCCCGTGGCCGACGAGACGGCGTCCATCCGCCGGTTCCTTGAGCGCAAGCGCCTGCCGGCCCGTCTCAGCCCGGCCGAACATCGCCGGACCTTCGGCCAGTTGATGCGCCGTGGCTTCTCCGCCGATCTCATCGCCAGTGCGCTCAGATCGCGCGGCTCTGACCTGGACGCTTAG
- a CDS encoding type II secretion system protein → MRSRVEAGFTLVELLVVVAIIGILAAIAVPSLLRARMSGNEVSAVSAMRVINLSQLQYTSSCGNDGYAVSFPALAAIPPGATQAFIPGELAAPVPLKAGYTFALAAGVGAIAGVADCNGTPTQTAYYASAVPQLFGSTGGWSYATSQDNTVWRAFAAIAPAEPFGAPAVPIG, encoded by the coding sequence ATGCGCAGTCGGGTTGAGGCGGGATTCACACTCGTCGAGTTGCTGGTGGTGGTGGCCATCATCGGCATTCTGGCGGCCATTGCGGTGCCCAGCCTGTTGCGCGCGCGAATGTCAGGCAACGAGGTGTCCGCGGTCAGCGCCATGAGAGTCATCAACCTCAGCCAGCTGCAGTACACGTCGAGTTGTGGCAACGACGGATACGCCGTGTCGTTTCCAGCCCTGGCGGCTATCCCGCCTGGCGCGACACAGGCGTTCATTCCGGGCGAACTGGCGGCGCCAGTGCCACTCAAGGCGGGCTATACGTTTGCCCTCGCTGCTGGTGTGGGGGCGATAGCCGGCGTCGCCGACTGCAACGGCACGCCGACCCAGACGGCCTATTACGCCTCTGCGGTGCCCCAGCTATTTGGTTCTACGGGCGGGTGGTCGTACGCCACCAGCCAGGACAACACAGTCTGGCGCGCCTTCGCGGCCATCGCGCCGGCGGAGCCGTTCGGAGCGCCGGCCGTTCCGATTGGATGA
- a CDS encoding M1 family peptidase, whose amino-acid sequence MRHTRWHGPIALALTLAGTVGAHADTYPRQPGVDARHYVFRLTLLTGDSNEIQGEATTTLRVLTAGLREIALDLATPRADGKGMTVATVTSQAGPVPFTHLENRLRLTLPAGVAAGQDVTFTITYRGIPADGLRLINNIHGERTAFSENWYNRARQWLPMIDHVADKATGEFIITTRADYQVVANGALVEETDLEGGRRRTHWRQDVPISSWLYSVGIARFAVRHAGLVRGVPLEYWVFPQDAEKGFALFDKDARRSFEFFADYVGPYAYQKLAHVEAAGMGGGTEHASSIFYGEKGITAGNGPVVHEVAHQWFGNAVTENDWNDIWLSEGFATYFTLLYTEHAEGRDAFAEGLRRSRATVLRMETSLPNTPVVHVNHDDAVREPTNALVYQKGAWILHMLREQVGTETFWRGIRDYYRRHMNATASTDDFRRVMEQTSGQDLTWFFRQWLNRPGVPALSGTWRYDATAKEVVVTVRQTQTAEPYRLSLGVGLVSAAGALPNVRQMAIDGRETTMRFTAASEPAAVVLDPAVSTLADFGAFVKAAASAR is encoded by the coding sequence ATGCGACACACGAGATGGCACGGCCCCATAGCTCTGGCGTTGACCCTTGCGGGAACTGTCGGCGCACACGCAGACACCTACCCACGCCAGCCCGGCGTCGACGCTCGCCACTACGTCTTTCGTCTCACGCTGCTGACCGGTGATTCGAACGAGATCCAGGGCGAAGCCACGACCACGCTAAGAGTGCTCACGGCGGGTCTGCGCGAGATCGCGCTTGACCTGGCCACCCCGCGCGCCGACGGCAAAGGCATGACCGTGGCGACGGTGACGTCACAGGCCGGCCCCGTCCCCTTCACCCATCTCGAGAATCGGCTGCGCCTCACGCTTCCGGCCGGAGTGGCGGCCGGCCAGGATGTGACGTTCACCATCACGTATCGCGGCATTCCCGCCGATGGCCTGCGCCTCATCAACAACATCCACGGGGAGCGCACCGCCTTCAGTGAAAATTGGTACAACCGCGCGCGGCAGTGGCTGCCGATGATCGACCATGTCGCCGACAAAGCCACGGGCGAGTTCATCATCACCACACGGGCTGATTATCAGGTGGTCGCCAATGGCGCCCTGGTTGAAGAGACAGACCTCGAAGGTGGCCGGCGTCGCACGCACTGGCGACAGGACGTGCCGATTTCTTCGTGGCTCTACAGTGTGGGCATCGCCCGGTTTGCCGTCAGGCACGCCGGCCTCGTTCGCGGCGTCCCGCTTGAATACTGGGTGTTTCCTCAGGACGCCGAGAAGGGTTTTGCGCTGTTCGACAAGGACGCGCGTCGGTCGTTCGAGTTCTTCGCAGACTACGTGGGGCCGTACGCGTACCAAAAGCTCGCGCACGTGGAAGCGGCCGGTATGGGCGGCGGCACCGAACATGCCAGCAGCATTTTCTATGGCGAAAAGGGCATCACGGCCGGCAACGGCCCGGTCGTCCACGAAGTGGCGCACCAGTGGTTCGGCAACGCCGTCACCGAGAATGACTGGAACGACATCTGGCTGAGCGAAGGATTCGCCACCTACTTCACGCTGCTCTACACCGAACACGCCGAGGGGCGCGATGCATTCGCCGAGGGGCTGCGGCGCAGCCGGGCCACCGTTCTCAGGATGGAAACCAGCCTGCCGAATACGCCGGTCGTACACGTCAACCATGACGACGCGGTGCGCGAGCCCACGAACGCGCTCGTCTACCAGAAGGGTGCGTGGATTCTGCACATGCTGCGCGAGCAGGTGGGCACCGAGACGTTCTGGCGCGGCATCCGCGACTACTACCGGCGACACATGAATGCGACGGCCTCAACGGATGACTTCCGCCGGGTCATGGAACAGACATCCGGCCAGGACCTGACGTGGTTCTTCCGGCAGTGGCTGAACCGCCCAGGCGTACCTGCGTTGTCCGGCACGTGGCGCTACGACGCCACGGCCAAAGAGGTGGTGGTCACCGTCCGGCAGACGCAGACTGCGGAGCCGTACCGGCTGTCGCTCGGCGTGGGCCTGGTGTCGGCCGCGGGCGCGCTCCCGAACGTCCGCCAGATGGCGATCGACGGGCGCGAAACGACGATGCGATTCACCGCCGCCAGCGAGCCGGCGGCCGTGGTGCTCGACCCTGCTGTCTCCACGTTGGCTGATTTTGGGGCGTTCGTGAAAGCGGCGGCTTCGGCTCGGTGA
- a CDS encoding serine/threonine protein kinase, which produces MVFRGQTLGKYKVIEPLGSGGFATVYLAEDTWIDKRVALKVPHRQNLDFGELLKEPRLLASLGHPNIVTVITAEKQDNVFFIVMEYVPGDTLETIIIEGGPLEMMRALDYTAQICNAVEHAHKHNVLHRDLRPANVFVTDKGLVKVGDFGTARVIELAAHGTTVIGSPPYMAPEQFDGRAVFASDLYSIGVTAYQMLTGTLPYDTPAPSDIPRLKRGELVTSMRTRNPAIPKAIDDIVMKALSADVGTRYQQADDLLNDLLSARRDLVRRPPPVVATVAAPAGAGAESRPAPMRSAPTPTRLRTRDAPVARFCRQCRKPLPARGTSCPFCGETQ; this is translated from the coding sequence ATGGTGTTTCGCGGCCAGACGCTCGGCAAGTACAAGGTCATCGAGCCCCTCGGGAGTGGCGGATTCGCCACCGTCTACCTGGCGGAAGACACCTGGATCGACAAACGGGTGGCACTCAAGGTGCCCCATCGCCAGAATCTGGACTTCGGCGAACTCCTGAAAGAGCCGCGCCTGCTCGCGTCGCTCGGGCATCCGAACATCGTCACCGTGATCACGGCGGAAAAACAGGACAACGTGTTTTTCATCGTCATGGAGTACGTCCCGGGCGATACGCTGGAGACGATCATCATCGAGGGTGGCCCGCTCGAGATGATGCGCGCGCTCGACTATACGGCGCAGATCTGCAATGCAGTGGAGCACGCGCACAAACACAACGTGCTGCATCGCGACCTGCGACCGGCCAACGTGTTTGTCACCGACAAGGGACTGGTCAAGGTCGGTGACTTCGGAACGGCTCGCGTGATTGAACTTGCCGCGCACGGGACCACCGTGATCGGGAGCCCGCCCTACATGGCGCCCGAACAGTTCGATGGCCGCGCAGTGTTTGCGTCGGACCTCTATTCGATTGGCGTGACGGCCTACCAGATGCTGACGGGCACATTGCCCTACGACACGCCGGCCCCTTCCGACATTCCCAGACTCAAACGCGGCGAACTCGTCACCTCGATGCGCACCCGCAATCCTGCCATCCCGAAAGCGATCGACGACATCGTCATGAAAGCGCTGTCGGCCGACGTGGGGACGCGTTATCAACAGGCAGACGATTTGCTTAACGATCTGTTGAGCGCCCGCCGTGATCTGGTGCGGCGTCCGCCGCCGGTGGTGGCCACCGTCGCCGCCCCTGCCGGCGCAGGCGCGGAATCACGACCGGCACCGATGCGGTCCGCTCCCACGCCCACGCGCCTTCGCACGCGCGATGCGCCAGTGGCGCGGTTCTGTCGGCAGTGTCGGAAGCCGCTGCCTGCACGCGGCACGTCGTGCCCCTTTTGTGGTGAAACGCAGTAG
- a CDS encoding 16S rRNA (uracil(1498)-N(3))-methyltransferase: MSCPRVYWPMGEPHAGGIELSGDEAHRMRHVLRVAPGDAVALFDGRGHEWAGRVGAVTRQGVAVVDLQPITPIPEARVPITLAIGVLKGDQMDAVVRDATMIGVSAIQPLRTLHVTVPPKAWQSGAARERWQRVAIASATQCRRAVVPEVLPVTDLDACLRAPSALRLMCAEPALGTQAADWRPAAPPESVLVLIGPEGGWAAVEVEQAVAAGARLLSLGPRTLRAETAPVVALTLVSSAWGW, from the coding sequence GTGTCCTGTCCCCGCGTGTACTGGCCCATGGGCGAACCGCACGCTGGCGGCATCGAGCTGTCCGGTGATGAAGCGCATCGGATGCGCCACGTGCTGCGGGTTGCGCCTGGTGATGCGGTGGCGCTCTTTGATGGCCGAGGCCATGAATGGGCGGGCCGCGTGGGCGCGGTGACACGACAGGGCGTGGCCGTAGTGGACCTCCAGCCAATCACGCCGATCCCGGAGGCGCGTGTCCCGATCACGCTGGCGATTGGGGTGCTCAAGGGCGATCAGATGGATGCGGTGGTTCGAGACGCCACAATGATTGGCGTGTCAGCCATCCAGCCCCTGCGGACCTTGCATGTGACGGTGCCGCCGAAGGCCTGGCAGAGCGGCGCGGCGCGTGAGCGCTGGCAGCGTGTGGCGATTGCCTCGGCCACGCAATGCCGAAGGGCCGTGGTGCCCGAGGTATTGCCGGTGACCGATCTCGACGCGTGCCTGCGCGCACCGTCCGCGCTGCGCCTCATGTGCGCCGAACCGGCCCTCGGAACGCAGGCCGCCGATTGGCGGCCTGCGGCGCCGCCAGAGTCTGTGCTCGTGTTGATTGGTCCCGAGGGCGGGTGGGCGGCGGTGGAAGTGGAGCAGGCGGTTGCGGCCGGAGCGCGGCTCCTCAGTCTCGGGCCGCGCACCCTGCGCGCCGAAACCGCGCCTGTGGTGGCTCTGACCCTCGTCTCGTCGGCCTGGGGCTGGTAG
- the alaS gene encoding alanine--tRNA ligase: MTAREIRQSFLDYFASHGHQVVSSSSLVPVEDPTLLFTNAGMNQFKDAFLGKDRRAYTRAATVQKCMRVSGKHNDLDNVGPSLRHHTFFEMLGNFSFGDYFKADAIPLAWNLLTQVWGLPEDRLFPTIFKGTDGIPRDAEAFELWTAFVPASRITELGLEENFWQMGDTGPCGRCSEIHYFRGADIPCAEPVCRGVECSCQRYVEIWNNVFMEFERDRSGTLTPLPAPSIDTGMGLERIAAVIQGHLSNYDTDLFTPILAAIAARAGRPYTASTETDHPDVSMRVIADHLRAMTFLIGDGVVPSNEWRGYVLRKIMRRAMRHGKKLGFTGPTLHTLVDSVIGEMGNAYPLLNTERQSIIRTVKAEEERFEVVLTTGLPKLEALLDRVQASGATVVPGDEVFRLYDSLGVPLDFAQDLAEQRGLAINSEAVDAAMQGQRERARANTKFKGGSVAAYPAEVTARLKSVAETFTGYEALEEPSATVLEILAVSDSPEKPDQPVDAATPGGEYWVHLDRTPFYLHAGGQESDTGQLLNPDGFAADVVSVEPAPTGCPRKHGIVVLAGSLKKGDKVRAVVDRDRRDAIRRNHTATHLLHAALRQTLGTHVRQAGSLVAPDRLRFDFAHFSAMHDDERATVERIVSAQVFRNTPVRTEVKSTDDAIKGGAMALFGEKYGDKVRVVGIEGFSTELCGGTHVSATGDVGPFVITEESGVAAGVRRIEALTGAGAVAHLQHTQAVLARTLQLLNVPADQAPDAVARLQADAKRLARENEQLKMKLAIGGGGKGDDEGFESIGDAQFVARRVTGLEKGALRGLADSLRDRLKRGVVVIAADNDGKVHLLVAVTKDLTDRVKAGQLVKDLAPLIGGKGGGRPDFAEAGGSDASGVDALLARARALVNEAMGSK, translated from the coding sequence ATGACCGCCAGAGAAATCCGCCAGAGTTTCCTCGATTATTTCGCCTCGCACGGCCACCAGGTCGTGTCGTCCTCGTCGCTCGTTCCCGTGGAAGATCCGACGCTGCTCTTCACCAACGCCGGAATGAACCAGTTCAAGGATGCCTTTCTGGGCAAGGACCGGCGTGCGTACACGCGGGCCGCGACCGTCCAGAAGTGCATGCGTGTGAGCGGCAAACACAACGACCTCGACAACGTCGGGCCGTCGTTGCGCCACCACACGTTCTTCGAGATGCTGGGCAACTTTTCGTTCGGCGACTACTTCAAAGCCGACGCCATTCCGCTGGCCTGGAATCTGCTGACCCAGGTCTGGGGCCTGCCCGAAGACCGGCTCTTCCCCACGATCTTCAAAGGGACGGACGGTATTCCGCGCGACGCCGAGGCATTTGAGCTCTGGACGGCCTTTGTGCCGGCAAGCCGCATCACCGAACTGGGCCTGGAGGAAAACTTCTGGCAGATGGGCGACACCGGTCCATGCGGACGATGCTCGGAGATCCACTATTTCCGTGGCGCTGATATTCCCTGTGCCGAGCCCGTCTGTCGCGGTGTCGAGTGCAGTTGTCAGCGTTACGTCGAGATCTGGAACAACGTGTTCATGGAGTTCGAGCGGGATCGCTCAGGCACGCTGACACCCCTGCCGGCACCGTCCATTGATACGGGGATGGGGCTCGAACGTATCGCGGCGGTGATCCAGGGTCACCTCTCCAACTACGACACGGACCTCTTTACGCCCATTCTCGCGGCCATCGCGGCGCGCGCGGGCCGGCCATACACCGCAAGCACCGAGACCGATCACCCCGACGTGTCGATGCGGGTGATCGCCGATCACCTGCGGGCAATGACGTTCCTGATCGGTGATGGCGTGGTGCCGTCGAATGAATGGCGTGGATATGTGCTGCGGAAGATCATGCGGCGCGCCATGCGCCACGGCAAGAAGCTGGGGTTCACCGGACCCACGCTGCACACGCTCGTTGATTCCGTCATCGGTGAGATGGGGAACGCATACCCGCTCCTGAACACCGAGCGGCAGTCGATCATCAGGACCGTGAAAGCCGAGGAAGAACGGTTCGAGGTGGTGCTGACGACGGGGTTGCCGAAACTCGAGGCGCTGCTCGATCGAGTGCAGGCATCGGGAGCCACGGTGGTGCCCGGCGACGAGGTGTTCCGGCTCTACGACTCGCTCGGTGTGCCGCTGGACTTCGCACAGGACCTGGCCGAGCAGCGGGGTCTGGCCATCAACAGCGAGGCCGTGGACGCGGCCATGCAGGGCCAGCGGGAACGCGCGCGCGCCAATACCAAGTTCAAGGGCGGAAGTGTGGCGGCGTACCCGGCGGAGGTCACCGCACGCCTCAAGTCTGTCGCCGAGACGTTTACGGGATACGAAGCACTTGAGGAGCCGTCGGCGACAGTGCTGGAGATTCTGGCGGTATCAGACAGCCCCGAGAAACCCGATCAACCAGTCGATGCTGCCACGCCCGGAGGTGAGTACTGGGTGCACCTGGACCGCACCCCGTTTTATCTCCATGCCGGTGGTCAGGAGTCAGACACGGGGCAACTGCTCAACCCCGATGGCTTTGCCGCCGACGTCGTCAGCGTCGAACCTGCGCCGACGGGATGCCCGCGCAAGCATGGGATTGTGGTGCTGGCTGGTTCGTTGAAGAAGGGCGACAAGGTGCGCGCGGTGGTTGACCGCGATCGCCGCGACGCGATCAGGCGCAACCACACGGCCACGCACCTGTTGCACGCCGCGCTGCGGCAGACGCTGGGCACGCACGTGCGGCAGGCCGGCTCGCTGGTGGCGCCCGACCGCCTTCGCTTCGACTTCGCGCATTTCTCGGCGATGCACGACGATGAACGCGCCACCGTGGAGCGCATCGTTTCGGCGCAGGTCTTCCGCAATACGCCGGTCAGGACCGAAGTGAAGAGCACCGACGACGCGATCAAGGGCGGCGCCATGGCGCTGTTCGGCGAAAAATACGGCGACAAGGTTCGTGTAGTCGGGATCGAAGGCTTCAGCACGGAGTTGTGCGGCGGAACCCATGTGAGCGCCACGGGTGACGTCGGCCCGTTTGTCATCACCGAAGAGTCCGGCGTGGCTGCCGGGGTTCGACGCATCGAAGCACTGACCGGCGCAGGCGCGGTGGCGCACCTGCAGCACACACAGGCGGTGCTCGCGCGCACACTGCAGTTGCTGAACGTCCCAGCCGACCAGGCGCCGGACGCCGTTGCGCGGTTGCAGGCGGACGCCAAGCGCCTGGCACGTGAGAACGAGCAGCTCAAGATGAAGCTCGCCATCGGGGGCGGTGGCAAGGGCGACGACGAGGGGTTTGAGTCGATTGGCGACGCGCAGTTCGTGGCTCGGCGGGTAACCGGCCTTGAGAAGGGCGCGCTTCGTGGCCTGGCCGACTCGCTGAGGGACCGGCTCAAGCGCGGCGTGGTCGTCATTGCCGCCGACAACGACGGCAAGGTGCATCTGCTGGTGGCGGTGACGAAAGACCTCACCGACCGCGTCAAAGCGGGTCAGTTGGTCAAGGACCTCGCGCCCCTCATCGGCGGGAAAGGCGGCGGCCGCCCGGACTTCGCCGAGGCCGGAGGCTCAGACGCTTCAGGCGTCGACGCGCTGCTGGCACGCGCACGCGCGCTCGTGAATGAGGCCATGGGAAGCAAATGA
- a CDS encoding serine/threonine-protein phosphatase, which translates to MAEPSIRLGEGFTCGEVRGGNGVTHTLVDLPGLHGVLYSRPCDGAHGGDIHYLSVCGSGLMSRVCLADVAGHGETVSVIGREIHDHLRRSVDVVDERKVLSRFNDRLNKQAERAMTTAVLLTYYPPRRRLTVCYAGHPVGWLYRAGSHQWVSLQSETSHPQRRPAFVDIPLGVGFTPEFTRHRFTVARGDRILLITDGVLETASPEDHQFDRLGIENLLNASAGRCEDVAERLLTALHAYAGTDELAHDDVTFFLGEFGDGPPGPALWHVVKNRLLNRASL; encoded by the coding sequence ATGGCCGAACCATCAATCCGTCTGGGCGAAGGCTTTACCTGCGGCGAAGTCCGCGGAGGCAATGGCGTCACCCACACTCTTGTGGACTTGCCCGGCCTGCATGGAGTGCTCTACTCGCGTCCCTGTGACGGGGCACACGGCGGCGATATTCACTACCTGTCGGTGTGTGGATCCGGATTGATGTCGCGGGTGTGTCTGGCCGATGTCGCAGGACACGGAGAGACGGTGTCGGTGATCGGACGCGAGATTCACGACCATCTTCGGCGCAGCGTGGACGTGGTTGACGAACGCAAGGTCCTCTCGCGATTCAACGATCGTCTGAACAAGCAGGCTGAACGTGCGATGACGACGGCGGTGCTCCTGACGTACTATCCGCCGCGGCGCCGCCTGACGGTCTGCTATGCCGGGCATCCGGTCGGCTGGCTCTATCGCGCCGGGAGTCACCAATGGGTGTCACTCCAGTCAGAGACGTCACACCCGCAGCGCCGCCCGGCCTTCGTCGATATTCCGCTCGGGGTCGGATTTACGCCAGAGTTCACCCGCCATCGCTTCACCGTGGCCCGCGGCGATCGCATCTTGCTCATCACCGATGGGGTCCTCGAAACTGCCTCACCTGAGGACCATCAGTTTGATCGACTGGGGATCGAGAATTTGCTCAACGCGAGCGCCGGCAGATGCGAGGACGTGGCCGAGCGCCTGCTGACAGCACTGCACGCGTACGCGGGCACCGATGAACTGGCGCACGACGACGTGACGTTCTTCCTGGGCGAGTTCGGGGATGGCCCTCCAGGTCCGGCGCTCTGGCACGTCGTGAAGAACCGGCTGCTGAACCGCGCGTCTCTCTGA
- a CDS encoding MarC family protein: MSLPEVILFSTAMLAIVNPLGSAVLFAALAGKFDPGIQRRMANSSALAVLIILLVCAWLGNSILGLMGLTTPMLQAAGGIILLNYGLRMVTVEDVKLTQSERDSAGDISEEHWKALAVVPLAIPGTVGAGTITTVIIQASTFDSARDLLVISGVSLGIALLMWITFHSAGPIARRLGPIGMNIISRVMGILVTATAFGLLGKGVGGLLPGLAK, encoded by the coding sequence TTGTCGCTTCCGGAAGTCATCCTGTTTTCCACTGCGATGCTCGCCATCGTCAATCCCCTGGGATCGGCGGTGCTGTTTGCGGCGCTGGCAGGGAAATTTGATCCGGGCATTCAGCGGCGCATGGCGAATTCGAGCGCGCTGGCGGTCCTCATCATCCTGCTGGTCTGCGCGTGGCTCGGCAACTCCATCCTCGGCTTGATGGGGTTGACGACGCCGATGTTGCAGGCGGCGGGCGGCATCATCCTGCTCAACTACGGCCTGCGAATGGTGACGGTGGAGGATGTGAAACTGACGCAGAGCGAACGCGACTCTGCCGGCGACATCAGCGAGGAACACTGGAAGGCGCTGGCCGTGGTACCGCTGGCGATTCCTGGAACCGTGGGCGCCGGCACGATCACCACGGTCATCATTCAGGCGAGCACGTTTGACAGTGCGCGCGACCTGCTGGTGATCTCTGGCGTGTCCCTGGGCATTGCGCTGTTGATGTGGATCACGTTCCACTCGGCCGGTCCCATCGCGCGCAGACTCGGCCCGATCGGAATGAACATCATCTCGCGCGTGATGGGCATTCTGGTGACCGCCACCGCCTTCGGCTTGCTGGGCAAGGGGGTCGGCGGCCTGTTGCCCGGTCTGGCAAAATAG
- a CDS encoding branched-chain amino acid transaminase, with the protein MAFSGTGKVWMNGTLVDWADATMHVASHIIHYGSGVFEGARCYNTPKGSACFRLDDHMRRLYDSARIYRMSYHLDQAELTTAVLDTIKANGLAACYIRPLIYRGYNALGVNPLPCPVEALILVWEWGAYLGPDALEAGVDVRVSSWTRSAPNTFPSMAKSVANYANSGLIKMEAMVEGYSEGIALNPDGNLSEGSGQNLFVIRKDVVYTPPLSASVLPGITRDTIMTIAGEMGFEVKEQDLPREMLYVADEVFFCGTAAEITPIRSVDKIAVGSGKRGPIATAIQQAFFDYINGAVPDRHGWLTYVDMPVAAAR; encoded by the coding sequence ATGGCATTCAGCGGAACCGGCAAGGTATGGATGAACGGCACGCTGGTGGATTGGGCTGATGCCACGATGCATGTGGCGTCGCACATCATTCATTACGGGTCCGGCGTGTTTGAAGGCGCCCGTTGCTACAACACTCCCAAAGGGTCCGCGTGCTTCCGCCTCGACGACCACATGCGGCGCCTGTACGATTCGGCGCGTATCTACCGAATGTCGTATCACCTCGATCAGGCCGAACTGACCACCGCGGTGCTCGACACGATCAAAGCCAACGGCCTGGCGGCCTGTTACATCCGTCCCCTGATCTACCGCGGCTACAACGCGCTCGGCGTGAACCCGTTGCCCTGCCCCGTGGAAGCGTTGATTCTGGTCTGGGAATGGGGCGCCTACCTCGGACCCGACGCGCTTGAAGCGGGCGTGGACGTGCGCGTGAGTTCCTGGACGCGGAGCGCACCGAATACTTTTCCTTCGATGGCCAAGTCGGTGGCCAACTACGCGAACTCGGGCCTGATCAAGATGGAGGCCATGGTTGAAGGCTACAGCGAGGGCATCGCGCTCAATCCCGACGGCAATCTGAGCGAAGGCAGCGGCCAGAACCTGTTCGTGATCCGGAAAGACGTGGTCTACACGCCGCCCCTCTCTGCCTCGGTGCTGCCGGGAATTACGCGTGACACCATCATGACGATCGCCGGGGAAATGGGCTTTGAGGTCAAAGAGCAGGACCTGCCGCGCGAAATGTTGTACGTGGCGGACGAGGTCTTCTTCTGCGGCACCGCGGCCGAGATCACCCCCATCCGTTCGGTCGACAAGATCGCGGTGGGTTCCGGTAAACGGGGCCCCATTGCCACGGCCATCCAGCAGGCTTTCTTCGACTACATTAATGGGGCTGTCCCTGACCGTCACGGGTGGCTGACCTACGTGGACATGCCTGTGGCCGCAGCGCGCTGA
- a CDS encoding PilT/PilU family type 4a pilus ATPase has protein sequence MTVDPLVAIAVARQASDIHLRAHQFPLIRVHGTLERLTTFPLVSHEDIEGAARQLLTADQMEKLTRRQEVDAALVFEGLGRCRASVFRQKGTLAISLRLIPSNPPKLEDLGLPASVLALVHESRGLVLITGATGSGKSTTLAALVAEINKTRSMHILTIEDPIEFIHEDIMAVISQREVGLDVESYPRGLLSALRQDPDVILLGELRDPETIETALVAAETGHLVLSTLHTLDAPETVNRIVAVFEAHKQPQVRNQLARVLRATISQRLLPRADGKGRALATEVLVTTPYVRDCIADIDKVSLIAGAIASGEHAYGMQNFDQSIFALVQSGAVSVEEAANWVTNVEEFRMRLRGITPGSRSFSR, from the coding sequence ATGACCGTCGATCCTCTCGTTGCCATCGCGGTCGCCCGGCAGGCGTCTGACATCCACCTGCGCGCCCACCAATTTCCGCTGATCCGCGTCCACGGCACGCTGGAGCGCCTGACGACGTTTCCGTTGGTCAGCCACGAAGACATCGAAGGCGCGGCCCGGCAGTTGCTGACCGCCGACCAGATGGAGAAGCTCACGCGCAGGCAGGAAGTGGACGCCGCGCTTGTCTTCGAGGGACTGGGTCGCTGTCGCGCGAGCGTCTTTCGTCAGAAGGGGACGCTGGCCATTTCCCTGCGGTTGATACCCTCCAACCCGCCGAAGCTGGAAGATCTGGGACTACCCGCGTCGGTGCTGGCGTTGGTGCACGAGTCCCGCGGCCTGGTGCTCATCACCGGCGCCACCGGCAGCGGCAAGAGCACCACACTGGCGGCGTTGGTGGCTGAGATCAACAAGACGCGGTCGATGCACATCCTCACCATCGAGGATCCCATCGAGTTCATCCATGAAGACATCATGGCCGTGATCAGCCAGCGTGAAGTGGGGCTGGATGTGGAGTCGTACCCCAGGGGCCTCTTGAGCGCGTTGCGACAGGACCCGGACGTCATCCTGCTTGGCGAGTTGCGCGATCCGGAAACCATCGAAACCGCCCTGGTCGCGGCAGAAACCGGGCACCTTGTGCTCTCAACGCTCCACACCCTGGACGCGCCCGAAACGGTCAACCGTATCGTGGCGGTCTTTGAGGCACACAAGCAGCCGCAAGTGCGCAACCAGCTGGCGCGCGTGCTGCGGGCCACGATCTCTCAGCGCCTGCTGCCGCGTGCCGACGGCAAGGGCCGCGCCCTGGCCACCGAAGTGCTGGTCACCACACCGTACGTCCGTGACTGCATCGCCGACATCGACAAGGTGTCGCTCATTGCCGGCGCCATCGCGTCGGGGGAACACGCGTACGGGATGCAGAACTTCGACCAATCCATCTTCGCGCTCGTGCAAAGCGGAGCGGTGTCGGTGGAGGAAGCCGCCAACTGGGTCACCAACGTGGAAGAGTTCAGAATGCGCCTGCGCGGCATCACACCGGGCAGCCGGTCGTTCAGCCGATAG